One genomic segment of Occultella kanbiaonis includes these proteins:
- a CDS encoding methylmalonyl-CoA mutase family protein yields MSVSTDRVRGETGAGAASPLRFVTAASLFDGHDAAINIMRRLIQASGAEVVHLGHNRSVDDVVRAALAEDADAIAISSYQGGHLEYFRYLVDRLREAGAGHVRVFGGGGGTITPAEIAELEAYGVERIYHPDDGMQLGLQGMIDDVIARAGAARRPSSMPDGVPSVGDDVSLARTISAIEDGVLAEADLAAARAEWAAAAAGRAVPVVGVTGTGGAGKSSVIDELLIRFLAAFEDIHIAVLSVDPTRRRTGGALLGDRIRMNALRSRSIHLRSIATRSQHTSIAAMLGDCIALLKAAGFDLVIVETAGIGQSDSAIVELVDLPVYVMTSDYGAASQLEKIDMVDYADLIVLNKYDRRGAPDALRDIRKQWRRNRVAFDVPAEQVPVLPTIASQFNDPGVTAVFERLRAMLAAQVEAADGAARLEWDAHPGGASAGAEPRSAALIPGARVRYLAEIAEAGRGLRDRVAADVETADAAQSYWRTLRDLGDPALPEALAPYRSVDLGEAATGGGTAVGRAPQPRTDATIAADGVDAVGHAPQPRADATLATEGGDAVGHSPDPTLLALRRAYTSAVGRLGEDSRELLRGWPGRLAAITGDAGTYRVRGKDLEVANHSTSLSGTRIPKVAAPTYRGWGDLLAFLHHENLPGAFPYTGGVYPYRRTGEDPTRMFAGEGTPERTNRRFHYLSAGQEVARLSTAFDSVTLYGEDPATRPDIYGKVGNSGVNVPTLDDMKKLYSGFDLCAPTTSVSMTINGPAPIILAMFFNAAIDQQVETYLRADGDRWAGAQARLEQLRAESAEGAVPSYAGDLPPGHDGLGLALLGVTGDQLVDADTYARIRSRTLAAVRGTVQADILKEDQAQNTCIFSTEFGLRMMGDIQQYFIDSGVRNFYSVSISGYHIAEAGANPITQLAFTLANGFTIVEYYLARGMSIDEVAPHLSFFFSNGMDPEYAVIGRVARRIWARAMRDNYGAGPRSQMLKYHVQTSGRSLHAQEVQFNDIRTTLQALYAIFDNCNSLHTNAYDEAVTTPTEESVRRAVAIQMIINAELGLNRTENPWQGSFIIGELTDLVEEAVYAEFEAISDRGGVLGAMETMYQRGRIQDESLLYETRKHDGSLPIVGVNTFLPRDDPGRIATKIDLIRSTTDEKDQQIAEVARWCAERNGLAPAALADLQAVARDGGNLFEALMSAVRTHSLGQITHALYLVGGEYRRNM; encoded by the coding sequence ATGAGCGTGTCGACCGACCGTGTCCGCGGGGAAACGGGCGCGGGTGCCGCGAGCCCGCTCCGGTTCGTCACCGCCGCCAGCCTCTTCGACGGCCACGATGCCGCGATCAACATCATGCGTCGCCTGATCCAGGCCAGCGGCGCCGAGGTGGTCCACCTGGGCCACAACCGATCGGTCGATGACGTGGTCCGCGCCGCGCTCGCCGAGGACGCGGACGCGATCGCGATCTCCTCCTACCAGGGCGGGCACCTGGAGTACTTCCGCTACCTCGTCGACCGCCTCCGGGAGGCCGGCGCCGGCCACGTGCGCGTCTTCGGTGGGGGCGGCGGCACCATCACCCCGGCGGAGATCGCCGAGCTCGAGGCGTACGGCGTCGAGCGGATCTACCACCCCGACGACGGCATGCAGCTGGGTCTGCAGGGCATGATCGACGACGTCATCGCCCGCGCCGGCGCCGCGCGCCGCCCCTCGTCGATGCCCGACGGCGTCCCGTCCGTCGGCGACGACGTCTCCCTCGCGCGCACGATCAGCGCCATCGAGGACGGGGTGCTCGCGGAGGCGGACCTGGCAGCCGCCCGCGCCGAGTGGGCCGCGGCCGCGGCCGGTCGCGCCGTGCCCGTCGTCGGCGTCACAGGAACCGGCGGCGCCGGCAAGTCCTCCGTGATCGACGAGCTCCTGATCCGCTTCCTCGCCGCCTTCGAAGACATCCATATCGCGGTGCTCTCGGTCGATCCCACCCGCCGCCGCACCGGCGGCGCGCTGCTCGGCGACCGGATCCGGATGAACGCCCTGCGCAGCAGGTCGATCCACCTGCGCTCGATCGCCACCCGCAGCCAGCACACCTCGATCGCCGCGATGCTCGGGGACTGCATCGCACTGCTCAAGGCCGCGGGCTTCGACCTCGTCATCGTCGAGACCGCGGGCATCGGGCAGTCCGACTCGGCGATCGTGGAACTCGTGGACCTCCCTGTCTACGTGATGACCAGCGACTACGGCGCCGCCAGCCAGCTCGAGAAGATCGACATGGTCGACTACGCGGACCTGATCGTGCTGAACAAGTACGACCGCCGCGGCGCCCCGGACGCGCTGCGCGACATCCGCAAGCAGTGGCGGCGCAACCGCGTCGCGTTCGACGTCCCGGCCGAGCAGGTCCCGGTGCTGCCCACGATCGCGAGCCAGTTCAACGATCCCGGGGTCACCGCGGTCTTCGAGCGGCTGCGGGCGATGCTCGCCGCGCAGGTCGAGGCCGCCGACGGCGCAGCCCGCCTCGAGTGGGACGCTCACCCCGGCGGTGCGAGCGCGGGCGCCGAGCCCCGCTCCGCGGCGCTCATCCCGGGGGCGCGGGTGCGCTACCTGGCCGAGATCGCCGAGGCCGGCCGCGGCCTGCGGGACCGGGTCGCGGCCGACGTGGAGACCGCTGACGCGGCGCAGTCCTACTGGCGCACCCTGCGTGACCTCGGCGACCCGGCGCTGCCGGAGGCCCTCGCGCCCTACCGCAGCGTCGACCTCGGCGAGGCCGCCACGGGAGGCGGCACCGCCGTCGGGCGGGCGCCGCAACCACGGACCGACGCGACCATCGCCGCGGACGGCGTGGACGCCGTCGGGCATGCGCCGCAGCCACGGGCCGACGCGACCCTCGCGACGGAGGGCGGGGACGCCGTCGGGCACTCGCCCGACCCGACCCTGCTCGCGCTGCGCCGGGCCTACACCTCCGCCGTCGGGCGGCTCGGCGAGGACTCCCGCGAACTCCTGCGCGGCTGGCCGGGGCGGCTTGCCGCGATCACCGGGGACGCCGGCACCTACCGCGTCCGCGGCAAGGATCTCGAGGTGGCGAACCACTCGACGTCGCTGTCCGGCACCCGGATCCCGAAGGTGGCCGCGCCGACCTACCGCGGCTGGGGGGACCTGCTCGCGTTCCTGCACCACGAGAACCTGCCCGGCGCGTTCCCGTACACCGGCGGCGTGTACCCGTACCGCCGCACCGGCGAGGACCCGACCCGGATGTTCGCGGGGGAGGGCACCCCGGAGCGCACGAACCGGCGGTTCCACTACCTCAGTGCGGGGCAGGAGGTCGCGCGGCTGTCCACGGCGTTCGACTCGGTGACCCTGTACGGGGAGGACCCGGCCACCCGCCCTGACATCTACGGCAAGGTCGGCAACTCCGGCGTGAACGTGCCGACCCTGGACGACATGAAGAAGCTCTACTCCGGCTTCGACCTGTGCGCGCCGACGACGTCGGTCTCGATGACGATCAACGGGCCCGCGCCGATCATCCTCGCCATGTTCTTCAACGCGGCGATCGATCAGCAGGTGGAGACCTACCTGAGGGCCGACGGCGATCGCTGGGCGGGTGCACAGGCTCGCCTCGAGCAGCTGCGGGCAGAGTCGGCGGAGGGGGCCGTGCCGTCATACGCCGGCGACCTTCCGCCCGGGCACGACGGTCTCGGTCTCGCGCTGCTCGGGGTGACCGGCGACCAGCTCGTCGACGCCGACACCTACGCGCGGATCCGCAGCCGGACGCTCGCGGCGGTGCGTGGCACCGTGCAGGCGGACATCCTCAAGGAGGACCAGGCCCAGAACACGTGCATCTTCAGCACGGAGTTCGGCCTGCGGATGATGGGGGACATCCAGCAGTACTTCATCGACTCCGGGGTGCGGAACTTCTACTCGGTCTCGATCTCCGGCTATCACATCGCCGAGGCCGGGGCGAACCCGATCACGCAGCTCGCGTTCACGCTCGCGAACGGGTTCACGATCGTCGAGTACTACCTGGCCCGCGGGATGAGCATCGACGAGGTCGCGCCGCACCTGTCGTTCTTCTTCTCCAACGGGATGGACCCCGAGTACGCGGTGATCGGGCGGGTGGCGCGGCGGATCTGGGCGCGGGCGATGCGGGACAACTACGGTGCCGGCCCGCGTAGCCAGATGCTGAAGTACCACGTGCAGACGTCGGGCCGGTCGCTGCACGCCCAGGAGGTGCAGTTCAACGACATCCGCACCACCCTGCAGGCGCTCTACGCGATCTTCGACAACTGCAACAGCCTGCACACGAACGCCTACGACGAGGCCGTCACCACCCCCACCGAGGAGAGCGTGCGCCGGGCCGTGGCGATCCAGATGATCATCAACGCCGAGCTCGGGCTGAACCGGACCGAGAACCCGTGGCAGGGAAGCTTCATCATCGGTGAGCTCACCGACCTCGTGGAGGAGGCCGTGTACGCCGAGTTCGAGGCGATCAGCGACCGTGGCGGGGTGCTCGGCGCGATGGAGACGATGTACCAGCGGGGCCGGATCCAGGACGAGTCGTTGCTGTACGAGACGCGCAAGCATGACGGGTCGCTGCCGATCGTCGGGGTGAACACCTTCCTGCCCCGGGACGATCCGGGCCGGATCGCCACGAAGATCGACCTGATCCGCAGCACCACCGACGAGAAGGATCAGCAGATCGCCGAGGTCGCGCGCTGGTGCGCGGAGCGGAACGGGCTCGCACCGGCTGCGCTCGCGGACCTGCAGGCTGTCGCGCGCGACGGTGGGAACCTGTTCGAGGCGCTCATGTCCGCCGTCAGGACGCACTCGCTGGGGCAGATCACCCACGCGCTGTACCTGGTCGGCGGGGAGTACCGACGCAACATGTGA
- a CDS encoding DUF4352 domain-containing protein produces the protein MSENPPQGQGGSTDPAGNGEPPTESIGGTSPGDAQSSLPPEAFEETTLYNPSSYGAGSQPGHGQQTPPGQPGYGQPTPPPDQAGAGPQQAMGAQAMGQPDYGQQPGYGQQPGGQQPGYGQQPGGQQPGYGQQPGAQQPGYGQPGYGQQPDAGAGGYGQSSGGYGQQQPGYGQQPGYGQQPGYGPGGGGYGGGQPPQGPKPWYAQWYTWVAAVVIIALIAVGVYVATRGDGGEDPTGSPTTTSEAPTTEEPTTDAPTDDPTTDEPTEDPTDMPSASGDIVPFGETGTLGDWSLSLSDFVPDANDLVAGEGSDPAPDGFRYAMIRVTGMNNGAAALNLYNSIGIGYLATDGEIYESTLAVVPDDAFQLDDVAPGASASGNWGLEIPADDDGQGQWGFIDEAGNTLYFEAAP, from the coding sequence ATGAGTGAGAACCCGCCGCAGGGACAGGGCGGCTCCACCGACCCGGCAGGGAACGGTGAACCGCCGACGGAGTCGATCGGTGGAACGTCACCGGGGGACGCGCAGTCGTCACTCCCGCCGGAGGCGTTCGAGGAGACCACGCTGTACAACCCGAGTTCGTACGGCGCCGGCTCCCAGCCCGGTCACGGGCAGCAGACGCCACCGGGCCAGCCCGGATACGGGCAACCGACACCCCCGCCGGACCAAGCCGGCGCAGGGCCGCAACAAGCGATGGGAGCACAGGCGATGGGCCAACCGGATTACGGGCAGCAGCCCGGCTACGGACAGCAACCCGGCGGGCAGCAGCCTGGCTATGGACAGCAGCCGGGCGGACAGCAGCCGGGCTACGGGCAGCAGCCGGGCGCGCAGCAACCGGGCTACGGGCAGCCGGGGTACGGTCAGCAGCCCGACGCGGGTGCGGGCGGCTACGGCCAGTCCAGCGGCGGCTACGGCCAGCAGCAACCCGGCTACGGACAGCAGCCGGGGTACGGTCAGCAGCCGGGCTATGGTCCCGGCGGCGGTGGCTACGGGGGTGGCCAACCCCCGCAGGGCCCCAAGCCCTGGTACGCCCAGTGGTACACCTGGGTGGCCGCGGTCGTGATCATCGCCCTGATCGCCGTCGGCGTGTACGTCGCGACCCGCGGGGATGGCGGCGAGGACCCGACCGGATCTCCCACGACCACCAGCGAGGCCCCAACGACCGAGGAGCCGACGACCGACGCACCGACGGACGACCCCACCACGGACGAGCCGACCGAGGACCCGACGGACATGCCGTCGGCCTCCGGTGACATCGTCCCGTTCGGGGAGACCGGCACGCTCGGTGACTGGTCGCTCTCGCTGAGCGACTTCGTCCCGGACGCGAACGACCTGGTCGCCGGTGAGGGCTCGGACCCAGCGCCGGACGGCTTCCGTTACGCGATGATCCGGGTGACCGGGATGAACAACGGCGCCGCGGCGCTGAACCTGTACAACAGCATCGGGATCGGCTACCTGGCCACCGACGGCGAGATCTACGAGAGCACGCTCGCGGTCGTGCCCGATGACGCCTTCCAGCTCGACGACGTGGCACCGGGCGCATCCGCTTCGGGCAACTGGGGTCTGGAGATCCCGGCTGACGACGACGGCCAGGGCCAGTGGGGCTTCATCGACGAGGCGGGTAACACCCTCTATTTCGAGGCGGCTCCGTGA
- the dnaG gene encoding DNA primase codes for MAGLIRREDIAAVRERARIEEIVGQHVTLRGAGVGSMKGLCPFHDERTPSFHVRPQLGLWHCFGCDEGGDVISFVQKIDHLTFTEAVEHLAGRVGLQLRYEDDGGANRPREQPGRRQRLIEAHRVAAEYFVEQLATPEADMGRAFLAERGFDRTAAATFGVGYAPKGWDNLTRHLRGKHFTEAELTASGLLSQGNRGSYDRFRGRLMWPIRDLSGDVVGFGARKLYEDDPGPKYLNTPETTIYKKSQVLYGIDLAKREIAKSKQVVVVEGYTDVMAMHLAGVPTAVATCGTAFGTDHIRIVRRLLGDTADAAAGVMLATGGARGGEVIFTFDGDAAGQKAALRAFSEDQQFASQTFVAVEPNGMDPCDLRQQRGDAAVRELVGGREPLFEFAIRSVLRQVDLDTAEGRVAGLRAGVPVVARIRDHALRGEYARELAGWLGMDEASVRRDVTRTARNPPPAPSTPGRPGVDGAAGGRGGQGGPVGGRGGQNGRDGYGSSQSGRNGYGGSSSNGQRDSGGQRGQDTSGGYGGSDSGFGASHRDDPVARLERQVLEVVLQLPQFALATSFDDLGADTFVVPAHRAVHDAIRAAGGVRAFGELAGDASARGAGGEANSRAAAAWNEQVREAAIGPVGVLVTELAVAPLPEDRPEALGGYARGVLVALLRLGVTREIADAKGRLQRMDPADEAYAATFGRLLELEERRRSLLTDA; via the coding sequence ATGGCAGGCCTGATCCGACGCGAGGACATCGCCGCCGTCCGCGAACGGGCCCGGATCGAGGAGATCGTCGGCCAGCACGTGACGCTTCGCGGCGCCGGCGTCGGGTCGATGAAGGGCCTGTGCCCGTTCCACGATGAGCGAACCCCCTCGTTCCACGTGCGCCCGCAGCTGGGCCTGTGGCACTGCTTCGGCTGCGACGAGGGCGGGGACGTCATCTCGTTCGTGCAGAAGATCGACCACCTGACGTTCACCGAGGCCGTCGAGCACCTCGCCGGCCGGGTCGGGCTGCAACTGCGGTACGAGGACGACGGCGGCGCGAACCGTCCACGGGAACAGCCGGGTCGGCGCCAGCGACTGATCGAGGCGCACCGCGTCGCGGCGGAGTACTTCGTCGAGCAGTTGGCGACGCCGGAGGCGGACATGGGCCGTGCGTTCCTGGCCGAGCGTGGGTTCGACAGGACCGCCGCGGCCACGTTCGGGGTCGGCTATGCCCCAAAGGGCTGGGACAACCTGACCCGGCACCTGCGCGGCAAGCACTTCACCGAGGCGGAACTGACCGCGTCGGGTCTGCTGTCCCAGGGCAACCGCGGCTCCTACGACCGGTTCCGGGGCCGCCTCATGTGGCCGATCCGGGACCTGTCCGGGGACGTCGTCGGGTTCGGCGCCCGGAAGCTCTATGAGGACGACCCCGGCCCGAAGTACCTGAACACCCCCGAGACCACCATCTACAAGAAGTCCCAGGTGTTGTACGGGATCGACCTGGCGAAGCGGGAGATCGCCAAGTCCAAGCAGGTGGTCGTCGTCGAGGGCTACACCGACGTGATGGCGATGCACCTGGCGGGCGTGCCGACGGCGGTGGCCACCTGTGGTACCGCGTTCGGCACCGACCACATCCGGATCGTGCGTCGCCTGCTCGGGGACACCGCGGACGCCGCGGCCGGCGTGATGCTCGCGACCGGCGGTGCGCGCGGCGGTGAGGTGATCTTCACCTTCGACGGCGACGCCGCCGGACAGAAGGCGGCACTGCGGGCGTTCTCCGAGGACCAGCAGTTCGCATCCCAGACGTTCGTGGCCGTGGAACCGAACGGGATGGACCCCTGCGACCTGCGGCAACAGCGTGGCGACGCGGCGGTCCGGGAACTGGTCGGCGGACGCGAGCCGCTGTTCGAGTTCGCGATCCGGTCCGTGCTGCGCCAGGTCGACCTGGACACCGCCGAGGGCCGCGTCGCCGGGCTGCGCGCCGGGGTTCCGGTGGTCGCCCGGATCCGCGACCACGCCCTGCGCGGCGAGTACGCCCGCGAGCTCGCCGGCTGGCTCGGCATGGACGAGGCCTCGGTGCGTCGCGACGTGACCAGGACGGCCCGAAACCCTCCACCGGCACCGTCGACACCTGGGCGGCCCGGGGTGGACGGCGCCGCGGGCGGGCGCGGTGGCCAGGGCGGGCCGGTCGGCGGTCGTGGCGGTCAGAACGGCCGCGACGGGTATGGCAGCTCCCAGAGCGGTCGCAACGGCTACGGCGGCAGCTCCTCGAACGGGCAGCGGGACTCGGGCGGTCAGCGGGGCCAGGACACCTCAGGTGGGTACGGCGGCTCGGATTCCGGGTTCGGTGCCTCCCACCGGGACGACCCGGTGGCCCGCCTGGAGCGGCAGGTCCTCGAGGTCGTCCTCCAGCTCCCGCAGTTCGCGCTGGCCACGTCCTTCGACGACCTCGGCGCGGACACCTTCGTGGTGCCCGCCCACCGTGCGGTGCACGACGCGATCCGTGCTGCCGGGGGAGTGCGCGCGTTCGGTGAGCTCGCCGGGGACGCCTCGGCGCGTGGTGCCGGCGGCGAGGCCAACTCCCGGGCGGCGGCGGCGTGGAACGAGCAGGTCCGCGAGGCCGCGATCGGCCCCGTCGGAGTGCTCGTCACCGAGCTCGCGGTCGCCCCGCTGCCCGAGGACCGACCCGAGGCCCTCGGCGGCTACGCGCGTGGGGTCCTGGTGGCGCTGCTGCGCCTGGGCGTCACCCGGGAGATCGCCGATGCGAAGGGCCGGCTGCAGCGGATGGACCCGGCGGACGAGGCGTACGCGGCGACCTTCGGCCGACTGCTCGAACTGGAGGAACGCCGTCGTTCCCTGCTCACCGACGCCTGA
- a CDS encoding deoxyguanosinetriphosphate triphosphohydrolase, whose translation MPVQPQRLVGGYDAADTDRWLAEPGKSAARTPFERDRARVVHSSALRRLGAKTQVLGPGTDDFARTRLTHSLEVAQVGRELGKSLGCDPDVVDTACLAHDLGHPPFGHNGEVALAQVAAGIGGFEGNAQTLRLLTRLEPKVFTPDGVGVGLNLTRASLDAATKYPWSAADAPPRADGTPSGKFGVYVDDAPVFAWLREGAPDGVRCIESQVMDLADDISYSVHDVEDAVFSGRVDLRRVAEDEARERIIAQIRDWYAPALSDEVLVTAMDELSALDYWVHRYDGTRRGLAALKDMTSQLIGRFCDSSARATRATYGDGPLIRYDGNLIVPDHVLAEITVLKGVAAAFVMAPREDDPVFRRQRLILTDLVAVLYDRAELALAEIFAEDWSEATDDDIRLRVVIDQVASLTDLSALQWHAQLCGPDAGTEI comes from the coding sequence GTGCCGGTCCAACCCCAGCGCCTCGTCGGAGGCTACGACGCCGCGGACACCGACCGCTGGCTCGCCGAGCCGGGCAAATCCGCCGCCCGCACCCCCTTCGAGCGGGACCGCGCGCGGGTGGTGCACTCCTCCGCGCTGCGCCGGCTCGGAGCCAAGACGCAGGTCCTCGGGCCCGGCACGGACGACTTCGCTCGGACCCGCCTGACGCACTCGCTCGAGGTGGCGCAGGTGGGACGGGAACTCGGGAAGTCCCTCGGCTGCGACCCGGACGTGGTGGACACCGCGTGCCTCGCGCACGACCTCGGGCACCCGCCGTTCGGGCACAACGGCGAGGTCGCCCTGGCACAGGTCGCTGCCGGCATCGGCGGGTTCGAGGGCAACGCGCAGACCCTGCGGTTGCTCACCCGGCTCGAGCCGAAGGTGTTCACGCCCGACGGCGTGGGCGTGGGTCTGAACCTGACCCGCGCCAGCCTCGACGCGGCCACGAAGTACCCCTGGTCGGCGGCTGACGCACCACCGAGGGCGGACGGGACGCCGTCGGGCAAGTTCGGCGTCTACGTCGATGACGCCCCCGTCTTCGCCTGGCTGCGGGAGGGCGCCCCTGATGGGGTCCGCTGCATCGAGTCGCAGGTCATGGACCTCGCCGACGACATCTCCTACTCCGTGCACGACGTCGAGGACGCGGTGTTCTCCGGCCGGGTGGACCTGCGCCGGGTGGCCGAGGACGAGGCACGCGAGCGGATCATCGCCCAGATCCGGGACTGGTACGCCCCGGCGCTGTCCGACGAGGTCCTGGTCACGGCGATGGACGAGCTCAGTGCGCTGGACTACTGGGTGCACCGGTACGACGGCACACGCCGCGGGCTGGCCGCGCTTAAGGACATGACCAGCCAGCTCATCGGCCGGTTCTGCGACTCCTCCGCCCGGGCCACCCGGGCCACCTACGGCGATGGTCCGCTGATCCGCTACGACGGCAACCTCATCGTGCCCGATCACGTCCTCGCCGAGATCACCGTGCTCAAGGGCGTCGCGGCCGCGTTCGTGATGGCACCCCGCGAGGACGACCCGGTGTTCCGCCGGCAGCGGCTCATCCTCACCGACCTGGTCGCCGTGCTCTACGACCGCGCCGAGCTCGCCCTCGCCGAGATCTTCGCCGAGGACTGGTCCGAGGCCACCGATGACGACATCCGGCTGCGGGTGGTCATCGACCAGGTCGCCTCGCTCACGGACCTGTCCGCCCTGCAGTGGCACGCGCAGTTGTGCGGCCCGGATGCGGGCACCGAGATCTGA
- a CDS encoding glycoside hydrolase family 13 protein has protein sequence MLIEDTPDVRTTLIHRADSPGGQWWRSAVIYQVYPRSFADSGGDGIGDLPGVTARLGHLSRLGVDAVWLSPFYTSPQHDAGYDVADYRQVDPLFGTLEDADALLARARTLGLRVLVDLVPNHTSDEHAWFRAALPAPAGSGERARYIFRDGRGPDGAEAPNNWRSVFGGPAWTRVTDADGTPGQWYLHLFDVHQPDLNWENEEVRAEFEAILRFWLDRGVDGFRVDVAHGLVKDQGFEDWAGHAEMIAGDDAGAEGVGPAPMWDQPGVHEIYRRWHQVLASYDGDRALVAEAWADTDEAMARYIRPDEMHQAFNFDFLCTQWSAPALKHSITEGLAACDSVGAPTTWVLSNHDVVRATTRLGLPTTGKGPNGIGADDPQPDAELGARRARAAALLMLALPGSAYIYQGEELGLPEHTALPDDARQDPAYWRSGYTEKGRDGCRVPLPWEADAPAFGFSPTGASWLPQPTAWAAFALDAQKGVAGSSYELFRKALRLRREFDLGTGSLAWVEGSWGPEQGLLVFTNRQVIVAVNISDGPIPLPDGLDVILASGELRGELGHQALPADTAVWAVLEG, from the coding sequence ATGTTGATCGAGGACACGCCCGACGTTCGTACCACCCTCATCCATCGGGCCGACTCCCCGGGCGGCCAGTGGTGGCGCAGCGCGGTGATCTACCAGGTGTATCCGCGGTCGTTCGCGGACTCGGGCGGCGACGGGATCGGCGACCTGCCCGGCGTCACCGCGCGCCTGGGCCACCTCAGCAGGCTCGGCGTCGACGCCGTCTGGCTCTCGCCCTTCTACACCTCCCCCCAGCACGACGCGGGCTACGACGTCGCCGACTACCGGCAGGTGGACCCGCTGTTCGGGACCCTCGAGGACGCGGACGCCCTCCTCGCGCGGGCGCGGACCCTCGGCCTGCGGGTGCTCGTGGACCTGGTGCCGAACCACACCTCGGACGAGCACGCGTGGTTCCGGGCGGCGCTGCCCGCACCGGCCGGGTCCGGGGAGCGGGCGCGCTACATCTTCCGCGACGGCCGCGGGCCCGACGGTGCCGAGGCACCGAACAACTGGCGCAGCGTGTTCGGCGGACCGGCCTGGACTCGCGTCACCGATGCCGACGGCACCCCCGGGCAGTGGTACCTGCACCTGTTCGACGTCCACCAGCCGGATCTGAACTGGGAGAACGAGGAGGTCCGGGCGGAGTTCGAGGCGATCCTGCGGTTCTGGCTCGACCGGGGCGTGGACGGCTTCCGCGTCGACGTGGCGCACGGGCTGGTCAAGGACCAGGGCTTCGAGGACTGGGCCGGGCACGCCGAGATGATCGCCGGCGACGACGCGGGTGCAGAGGGCGTCGGCCCGGCCCCGATGTGGGACCAGCCGGGGGTGCACGAGATCTACCGGCGCTGGCACCAGGTGCTCGCCTCCTACGACGGTGACCGCGCGCTGGTGGCCGAGGCGTGGGCGGACACCGACGAGGCGATGGCCCGCTACATCCGCCCGGACGAGATGCACCAGGCGTTCAACTTCGACTTCCTGTGCACGCAGTGGTCCGCGCCCGCCCTGAAGCACTCCATCACCGAGGGCCTGGCGGCGTGCGACTCGGTCGGCGCGCCGACCACCTGGGTGCTCTCCAACCACGACGTCGTGCGAGCCACCACCCGGCTCGGCCTGCCGACCACGGGCAAGGGTCCGAACGGGATCGGCGCCGACGACCCGCAACCGGACGCCGAGCTGGGCGCCCGCCGGGCCCGCGCCGCCGCCCTGCTGATGCTCGCTCTGCCGGGCTCGGCCTACATCTACCAGGGCGAGGAGCTCGGCCTGCCCGAGCACACCGCCCTGCCGGACGACGCCCGCCAGGACCCGGCGTACTGGCGGTCGGGGTACACCGAGAAGGGCCGGGACGGCTGTCGCGTGCCGCTGCCGTGGGAGGCCGACGCCCCGGCGTTCGGGTTCTCCCCCACGGGCGCCTCCTGGTTGCCGCAGCCGACGGCGTGGGCCGCGTTCGCGCTCGACGCACAGAAGGGCGTGGCCGGCTCGAGCTACGAGCTGTTCCGCAAGGCACTGCGGCTGCGCCGTGAGTTCGACCTCGGCACCGGGTCGCTGGCCTGGGTGGAGGGCTCGTGGGGGCCTGAGCAGGGCCTGCTGGTGTTCACGAACCGCCAGGTCATCGTGGCGGTCAACATCAGCGACGGCCCGATCCCACTGCCGGACGGGCTCGACGTGATCCTCGCCAGCGGTGAGCTCCGCGGCGAACTGGGGCACCAGGCCCTGCCCGCCGACACCGCCGTGTGGGCCGTGCTCGAAGGCTGA
- a CDS encoding sugar ABC transporter permease: MAAEAYVQMKDRRWWREVSWRYLVAVAAVVYAAFPIVYILSASLSPRGTLTGSNELFADITTAQYEALFQTHFPQWIVNTLVIGGVTAIATVLMASAAAYAFSRFRFAGRNGGLTFLLLVQMFPQILAFVAIFLLLLSLRDVIPILGLNSQLGLICVYLGGALGANTFLMFGFFNSIPKELDEAAKIDGAGHARIFFTIILRLVAPVLAVVALLSFVGTFSDYIIAGIVLQDQDKLTIAVGLYQFISGQFDARWGIFAAGAVISALPVLLLFLFLQRYIVGGLTAGSVKG, translated from the coding sequence ATGGCCGCCGAGGCGTACGTGCAGATGAAGGACCGCCGCTGGTGGCGCGAGGTCAGCTGGCGCTACCTGGTGGCCGTCGCCGCCGTCGTGTACGCGGCGTTCCCGATCGTCTACATCCTGTCCGCGTCGCTGTCCCCGCGGGGCACGCTGACCGGCTCGAACGAACTCTTCGCGGACATCACCACGGCCCAGTACGAGGCACTGTTCCAGACGCACTTCCCGCAGTGGATCGTCAACACGCTCGTGATCGGCGGCGTGACGGCCATCGCCACCGTGCTGATGGCCTCCGCCGCGGCCTACGCGTTCTCCCGGTTCCGGTTCGCCGGCCGCAACGGTGGCCTCACGTTCCTGCTCCTGGTGCAGATGTTCCCGCAGATCCTCGCGTTCGTCGCGATCTTCCTGCTGCTGCTGAGCCTGCGGGACGTGATCCCGATCCTCGGGCTGAACTCCCAACTCGGCCTCATCTGCGTCTACCTCGGCGGAGCGCTCGGGGCGAACACGTTCCTGATGTTCGGGTTCTTCAACTCCATCCCGAAGGAGCTGGACGAGGCCGCGAAGATCGACGGGGCCGGTCACGCCCGGATCTTCTTCACGATCATCCTGCGGCTGGTCGCGCCGGTGCTCGCGGTCGTGGCGCTGCTGTCCTTCGTTGGCACCTTCTCCGACTACATCATCGCCGGGATCGTCCTGCAGGATCAGGACAAGCTCACGATCGCCGTGGGTCTCTACCAGTTCATCTCCGGCCAGTTCGACGCCCGCTGGGGCATCTTCGCGGCCGGCGCCGTGATCAGCGCACTGCCCGTGCTGCTGCTGTTCCTGTTCCTGCAGCGCTACATCGTCGGCGGCCTGACGGCGGGCTCGGTCAAGGGCTGA